The following are encoded together in the Streptomyces sp. NBC_00358 genome:
- a CDS encoding DUF4097 family beta strand repeat-containing protein produces MSEWSVTEPKKFSFDGPVKTLHVRIVNGTVNVVGTDEGSARLEVSELDGPPLQVTHEDGTLTVAYEDLPWKGFLKWLDRKGWRRAAVVSLAVPTGTQVEVGVVGAAAVVSGMDGRIQVRGVTGDTTLVRVAGPVRVETVSGNLEAQAVTGDLRFNSVSGDLTVVEGSGSSVRAESVSGSMIVDLDATGTPTDVQLSNVSGEIAIRLPHPADAEVEANTASGSVSSAFEDLRVNGQWGAKKITGRLGAGNGRLKAMTVSGSIALLRRPSTEDDPYEEVPKPRDTAPPAGPADTTDDTAADTTDDAARDTGGDTGGKGAADSRPADSATDKKVL; encoded by the coding sequence ATGTCCGAGTGGTCCGTGACAGAGCCGAAGAAGTTCTCCTTCGACGGCCCGGTGAAGACGCTGCACGTACGCATCGTCAACGGAACAGTGAACGTCGTGGGGACCGACGAGGGTTCCGCCCGGCTGGAGGTGTCCGAGCTGGACGGCCCCCCGCTCCAGGTGACCCATGAGGACGGCACGCTGACGGTGGCCTACGAGGACCTGCCCTGGAAGGGCTTCCTCAAGTGGCTCGACCGCAAGGGCTGGCGCCGCGCGGCGGTGGTCTCGCTGGCCGTCCCGACCGGCACGCAGGTCGAGGTGGGCGTGGTCGGCGCCGCCGCCGTCGTCTCGGGGATGGACGGACGGATCCAGGTCAGGGGCGTCACCGGCGACACCACCCTCGTCCGCGTCGCGGGCCCCGTCCGCGTGGAGACCGTCTCGGGGAACCTGGAGGCCCAGGCCGTCACCGGCGACCTCCGCTTCAACTCGGTCTCCGGCGACCTGACCGTCGTCGAGGGCTCCGGCTCCTCGGTGCGGGCCGAATCGGTGAGCGGTTCCATGATCGTGGACCTCGACGCCACGGGCACGCCCACCGACGTCCAGTTGTCGAACGTCTCGGGCGAGATCGCCATCCGGCTCCCCCACCCGGCGGACGCCGAGGTGGAGGCCAACACCGCGAGCGGCAGCGTCTCCAGCGCCTTCGAGGACCTGCGGGTCAACGGCCAGTGGGGGGCCAAGAAGATCACCGGCCGGCTCGGCGCGGGCAACGGCAGGCTGAAGGCGATGACCGTCTCGGGCTCCATCGCCCTGCTGCGCAGGCCCTCCACGGAGGACGACCCCTACGAGGAAGTCCCGAAGCCCCGGGACACGGCCCCGCCCGCCGGCCCGGCCGACACCACGGACGACACCGCCGCCGACACCACCGACGACGCAGCGCGCGACACCGGGGGCGACACCGGGGGCAAGGGTGCCGCCGACAGCCGGCCGGCCGACTCCGCGACCGACAAGAAGGTGCTCTGA
- a CDS encoding PadR family transcriptional regulator — MAPVFAHGRLRLYLLKLLDEAPRHGYEVIRLLEERFQGLYAPSAGTVYPRLAKLEAEGLVTHTSEGGRKVYAITDAGRAELADRSGELADLELEIRESVAELAAEIRADVRGAAGDLRREMRAAATEARQGSTGGTRTGQHDGVPGGSGGPDDFQDKESWRAAKEEMRRVRQEWKEQARRAKDESRRARDEAQRARRQAKEAHEKARAQAQEEMQRMAKHVQDQVQDHFARGDWPTGVREGLTELAKEFGDFGKNFGKDLGKDFGKEFGFGRTPSGAPAEPEHSTTPDDFPAAYEPAWAHEDSTGNPGRDLDRLLDRFRDDIRDASRDRGVTEDQLRDIRGHLSAAAALIGSALRSGRP, encoded by the coding sequence ATGGCTCCCGTCTTCGCCCACGGCCGGCTGCGCCTCTACCTCCTCAAGCTGCTGGACGAGGCTCCGCGCCACGGGTACGAGGTGATCCGCCTCCTGGAGGAGCGCTTCCAGGGCCTCTACGCACCCTCGGCGGGCACCGTCTACCCCCGGCTGGCGAAGCTGGAGGCCGAGGGGCTCGTCACGCACACCTCCGAGGGCGGCCGCAAGGTCTACGCGATCACCGACGCGGGCCGCGCCGAACTGGCGGACCGCAGCGGCGAACTGGCCGACCTGGAACTGGAGATCCGCGAGTCGGTCGCCGAGCTCGCGGCGGAGATCCGCGCGGACGTCCGGGGCGCGGCCGGTGACCTGCGGCGCGAGATGCGGGCGGCGGCCACCGAGGCACGGCAGGGTTCCACGGGTGGCACCCGGACCGGGCAGCACGACGGCGTGCCGGGCGGGTCCGGCGGCCCCGACGACTTCCAGGACAAGGAGTCGTGGCGGGCGGCGAAGGAGGAGATGCGGCGCGTCCGGCAGGAGTGGAAGGAGCAGGCCCGCCGCGCGAAGGACGAGAGCCGCCGCGCCCGCGACGAGGCGCAGCGTGCCCGCCGCCAGGCCAAGGAGGCCCACGAGAAGGCCCGCGCGCAGGCCCAGGAGGAGATGCAGCGCATGGCCAAGCACGTCCAGGACCAGGTCCAGGACCACTTCGCGAGAGGCGACTGGCCGACCGGCGTGCGCGAGGGACTGACCGAACTGGCCAAGGAGTTCGGCGACTTCGGGAAGAACTTCGGCAAGGACCTGGGGAAGGATTTCGGCAAGGAGTTCGGCTTCGGCCGTACGCCCTCCGGAGCGCCCGCGGAGCCGGAGCACTCGACGACCCCGGACGACTTCCCCGCCGCGTACGAACCCGCGTGGGCCCACGAGGACTCCACCGGCAACCCCGGCCGCGACCTGGACCGCCTGCTGGACCGCTTCCGTGACGACATCCGCGACGCGTCCCGCGACCGCGGTGTCACGGAGGATCAACTCCGGGACATCCGCGGCCACTTGTCGGCGGCGGCGGCCCTCATCGGCTCGGCCCTGCGGAGCGGGCGGCCGTAG
- a CDS encoding Clp protease N-terminal domain-containing protein, whose translation MFERFTKDARAVVEGAVAHSERVGAETVEEEHMLLALLDREGSRGSFALTSLGADGFREALERDLADARRRGGLSRSDAEALSGLGIDLSEIVSRIEEAHGEGALESGKRAGDGRRIRRRPFGQGAKDLLTRALRVAAARRDRHIGDEHLLLAITLRGGVTGEVLADRGITYRSVTRVLYGEDGAAEAG comes from the coding sequence ATGTTCGAACGCTTCACGAAGGACGCGCGTGCCGTCGTCGAGGGCGCGGTCGCGCACTCCGAGCGGGTGGGGGCCGAGACGGTCGAGGAGGAGCACATGCTGCTGGCCCTCCTCGACCGGGAGGGCAGCCGGGGTTCCTTCGCGCTGACCTCGCTCGGGGCGGACGGGTTCCGGGAGGCGCTGGAGCGCGACCTCGCGGACGCGCGCCGTCGGGGCGGGCTGTCGCGCTCCGACGCGGAAGCCCTCTCCGGACTCGGTATCGATCTGTCCGAGATCGTCTCCCGGATCGAGGAGGCGCACGGGGAGGGGGCGTTGGAGTCGGGCAAGCGGGCCGGTGACGGTCGGCGGATCCGGCGCCGGCCCTTCGGTCAGGGGGCGAAGGATCTGCTGACGCGGGCCCTGCGGGTCGCCGCCGCCCGACGGGACCGCCACATCGGTGACGAGCACCTGCTGCTGGCGATCACCCTGCGGGGCGGGGTCACCGGAGAGGTGCTGGCCGATCGCGGAATCACGTACCGGTCGGTGACGCGGGTGCTCTACGGGGAGGACGGCGCGGCGGAGGCGGGTTGA
- a CDS encoding helix-turn-helix domain-containing protein has translation MTEATDLAERAGDRDPRIGLRAVSALRRLLEQLEAVQVRSARNQGWSWQEIAAELGVSRQAVHKKHGRQ, from the coding sequence ATGACCGAAGCAACGGATCTTGCCGAGCGCGCGGGTGATCGCGATCCGCGGATCGGGCTGCGGGCGGTCTCCGCGCTGCGGAGACTGCTGGAGCAGTTGGAGGCGGTGCAGGTGCGCAGCGCGCGCAATCAGGGCTGGTCGTGGCAGGAGATCGCCGCGGAACTCGGGGTGAGCCGGCAGGCAGTGCACAAGAAGCACGGGAGGCAGTGA
- a CDS encoding zinc-binding dehydrogenase, translating to MFAAYAARIDRDQPLNGLELGERPAPEQRPGWTTVNVRAASLNHHDLWSLRGVGLAEDKLPMILGCDAAGIDEDGNEVVLHSVIGQSGHGVGPDEPRSILTERYQGTFAEQVSVPAWNVLPKPRELSFEEAACLPTAWLTAYRMLFTNAGVRPGDSVLVQGAGGGVATAAIVLGKAAGLRVFATSRDEAKRKRALELGAVEALESGARLPQRVDAVIETVGAATWSHSVKSLRPGGTVVISGATSGDRPSHAELTRIFFLELKVVGSTMGTKDELEDLLAFCAATGVRPVVDEVLPLDRAREGFERLESGDQFGKIVLTAG from the coding sequence ATGTTCGCTGCCTATGCCGCCCGAATCGACCGTGACCAGCCGCTGAACGGCCTGGAGTTGGGGGAGCGTCCGGCCCCCGAACAGAGGCCGGGCTGGACGACCGTGAACGTACGCGCCGCCTCCCTCAACCACCACGACCTGTGGTCGCTGCGCGGGGTCGGCCTCGCCGAGGACAAACTGCCGATGATCCTCGGCTGCGACGCCGCCGGAATCGACGAGGACGGCAACGAGGTCGTCCTGCACTCCGTCATCGGCCAGAGCGGGCACGGGGTCGGCCCCGACGAGCCCCGTTCCATCCTCACCGAGCGCTACCAGGGCACCTTCGCCGAGCAGGTCTCCGTACCGGCGTGGAACGTGCTGCCGAAGCCCAGGGAGCTGTCCTTCGAGGAGGCCGCCTGTCTGCCGACCGCCTGGCTGACGGCGTACCGCATGCTGTTCACCAACGCCGGGGTGCGGCCCGGCGACTCCGTGCTCGTGCAGGGTGCGGGCGGGGGTGTGGCCACCGCCGCGATCGTGCTCGGGAAGGCCGCCGGGCTGCGGGTCTTCGCCACCAGCCGGGACGAGGCCAAGCGCAAGCGGGCGCTCGAACTCGGCGCCGTCGAGGCGCTGGAGTCCGGCGCGCGGCTGCCGCAGCGGGTCGACGCGGTCATCGAGACCGTCGGCGCCGCCACCTGGTCGCACTCGGTCAAGTCGCTGCGTCCCGGAGGCACTGTCGTCATCTCGGGTGCCACCAGCGGCGACCGGCCCTCGCACGCCGAGCTGACGCGGATCTTCTTCCTCGAACTCAAGGTGGTCGGCTCCACCATGGGGACGAAGGACGAGCTGGAGGATCTGCTGGCCTTCTGCGCGGCCACCGGGGTGCGGCCCGTCGTCGACGAGGTGCTGCCGCTCGACCGAGCCCGCGAAGGGTTCGAACGGCTGGAGTCCGGCGACCAGTTCGGCAAGATCGTGCTGACCGCGGGCTGA
- a CDS encoding NAD(P)-dependent malic enzyme — translation MAAEIVNPRSDSSTDHEGGAEPLDSFDPAFALHRGGKMAVQATVPIRDKDDLSLAYTPGVAKVCSAIAEQPELVHDYTWKSSVVAVVTDGTAVLGLGDIGPEASLPVMEGKAILFKQFGGVDAVPIALACTGVDEIVETVVRLAPSFGGVNLEDISAPRCFEIERKLQERLDIPVFHDDQHGTAVVTLAALRNAARLTGRSLGELRAVISGAGAAGIAIAKFLLEAGLGDVAVTDRKGVVSRDRDDLTDVKRELAEITNKAGISGSLEAALSGADVFIGVSGGTVPEPAVASMAEGAFVFAMANPTPEVHPEIAHKYAAVVATGRSDFPNQINNVLAFPGIFAGALQVRASRITEGMKIAAADALAAVVGDDLAADYVIPSPFDERVAPAVTAAVAAAARAEGVARR, via the coding sequence GTGGCAGCGGAGATCGTCAATCCTCGCAGCGACAGCAGTACGGATCACGAAGGCGGGGCAGAGCCCCTCGATTCCTTCGACCCGGCTTTCGCGCTGCACCGCGGCGGCAAAATGGCTGTGCAAGCCACTGTGCCGATCCGCGACAAGGACGACCTGTCCCTGGCGTACACGCCCGGCGTCGCGAAGGTGTGCAGCGCGATCGCCGAGCAGCCGGAACTCGTCCACGACTACACGTGGAAGTCGTCCGTGGTCGCTGTGGTGACCGACGGCACGGCCGTGCTCGGGCTCGGTGACATCGGCCCGGAGGCCTCGCTCCCCGTCATGGAGGGCAAGGCCATCCTGTTCAAGCAGTTCGGCGGAGTGGACGCGGTGCCGATCGCGCTCGCCTGCACCGGCGTCGACGAGATCGTCGAGACGGTGGTCCGGCTCGCTCCCTCCTTCGGCGGCGTCAATCTGGAGGACATCTCGGCACCGCGGTGCTTCGAGATCGAGCGCAAGCTCCAGGAGCGGCTGGACATTCCCGTCTTCCACGACGACCAGCACGGGACGGCGGTCGTCACCCTCGCGGCCCTGCGGAACGCCGCCAGGCTCACCGGGCGCTCGCTCGGCGAGCTGCGCGCGGTGATCTCGGGCGCGGGCGCGGCCGGTATCGCCATCGCCAAGTTCCTGCTGGAGGCCGGCCTCGGCGATGTCGCGGTCACCGACCGCAAGGGCGTCGTGTCGCGGGACCGGGACGATCTGACGGACGTCAAGCGGGAGCTGGCGGAGATCACCAACAAGGCGGGGATCTCCGGTTCGCTGGAAGCGGCGCTCTCGGGCGCCGACGTCTTCATCGGGGTCTCCGGCGGTACGGTGCCGGAGCCGGCGGTCGCCTCCATGGCGGAGGGCGCCTTCGTCTTCGCGATGGCCAACCCGACCCCCGAGGTGCACCCCGAAATCGCCCACAAGTACGCGGCCGTCGTCGCGACCGGGCGGTCGGACTTCCCGAACCAGATCAACAACGTGCTCGCCTTCCCGGGGATCTTCGCCGGTGCGCTCCAGGTCCGGGCCTCCCGGATCACCGAGGGCATGAAGATCGCCGCAGCCGACGCGCTGGCCGCGGTCGTCGGGGACGACCTCGCCGCGGACTACGTCATCCCCTCGCCGTTCGACGAGCGGGTGGCTCCGGCGGTGACGGCCGCGGTGGCCGCGGCCGCCCGTGCGGAGGGTGTCGCCCGTCGCTGA
- a CDS encoding ABC transporter substrate-binding protein yields the protein MTARTTRRTTTAQSRIAAVGAIAVAGALILTGCGDQTKSSGTAKANSAPLFSKLPKKIQDAGVIKVGTNAEYAPMESTDGGKIVGVDPDLADALAKQLGVKFEFTSGSFDGLITAVNSGRYDIGMSSITDNKQRQEGLDDKGKKLGEGVDFVDYFTAGTAIYVKKGNPEGIKGIEDLCGKTAAVQQGTTYETALKDQSKKCTDAGKKAINIESFQNDTEAQTRVKSGGAVAGINDYPVAVDLSNKADGGKAFEVINKQYDAGPFGIILNKNNTQLRDALKDAVDAIIKDGSYKKVLEKWGAQSGAIEQSAINGGK from the coding sequence ATGACCGCACGCACCACCCGTCGTACCACGACCGCGCAGTCCCGGATAGCAGCGGTCGGTGCGATCGCGGTCGCCGGCGCCCTGATCCTCACCGGTTGCGGTGACCAGACGAAAAGCAGCGGCACCGCGAAGGCCAACAGCGCCCCCCTGTTCTCCAAGCTGCCCAAGAAGATCCAGGACGCGGGCGTCATCAAGGTCGGCACGAACGCCGAGTACGCCCCCATGGAGTCGACCGATGGCGGCAAGATCGTTGGCGTCGACCCTGACCTGGCCGACGCGCTGGCCAAGCAGCTCGGTGTGAAGTTCGAGTTCACCTCGGGCTCGTTCGACGGCCTCATCACCGCCGTCAACTCCGGCCGCTACGACATCGGCATGTCGTCCATCACGGACAACAAGCAGCGCCAGGAGGGCCTGGACGACAAGGGCAAGAAGCTCGGCGAGGGCGTCGACTTCGTCGACTACTTCACGGCCGGTACGGCCATCTACGTGAAGAAGGGCAACCCCGAGGGCATCAAGGGCATCGAGGACCTCTGTGGCAAGACGGCCGCCGTGCAGCAGGGCACGACGTACGAGACGGCCCTGAAGGACCAGTCCAAGAAGTGCACGGACGCCGGCAAGAAGGCCATCAACATCGAGTCGTTCCAGAACGACACCGAGGCCCAGACCCGTGTGAAGTCCGGCGGCGCGGTGGCCGGCATCAACGACTACCCGGTGGCGGTCGACCTGTCCAACAAGGCCGACGGCGGGAAGGCCTTCGAGGTCATCAACAAGCAGTACGACGCCGGCCCGTTCGGCATCATCCTGAACAAGAACAACACCCAGCTCCGTGACGCGCTGAAGGACGCTGTCGACGCGATCATCAAGGACGGCTCGTACAAGAAGGTGCTGGAGAAGTGGGGCGCCCAGTCCGGCGCGATCGAGCAGTCCGCGATCAACGGCGGCAAGTAA
- a CDS encoding amino acid ABC transporter permease, whose protein sequence is MTDNLDKSASDTPPPGDTVSQSGTSGPAPETIKAIPVRHYGRWVSGVIVVALLVALGVAFSQGNIQWHTVGSQLFVSTVVQGAGRTLLISILAMIVGVVLGVVLAVMRLSKNPVTSTVAWLYIWFFRGTPVYVQLLLWFNLALIFPVLNLGPIYKNNMTDVMTPFMCALLGLGLNEAAYMAEICRAGLLAVDEGQTEAAQALGMSHTKTLARIVIPQAMRVIVPPTGNEFINMLKTSSLVYAVTYNELLRSTSAIGSTSYAVMEMLFVASIWYLAMTSVFSVFQYYLERYYARGSSRSLPPTVFQKIKANMLGLGSERGKA, encoded by the coding sequence GTGACTGACAATCTCGACAAGTCCGCCTCGGACACCCCGCCTCCGGGCGACACGGTGTCCCAGAGCGGAACCTCCGGGCCCGCCCCGGAGACCATCAAGGCGATCCCCGTCCGGCACTACGGCCGGTGGGTCAGCGGCGTCATCGTCGTCGCGCTGCTGGTGGCGCTCGGCGTGGCGTTCTCGCAGGGCAACATCCAGTGGCACACGGTCGGCAGCCAGCTCTTCGTGTCCACTGTCGTCCAGGGCGCCGGCCGCACGCTCCTGATCAGCATCCTCGCCATGATCGTGGGTGTGGTGCTGGGCGTCGTCCTCGCGGTGATGCGGCTCTCGAAGAACCCGGTGACCAGCACGGTCGCGTGGCTGTACATCTGGTTCTTCCGCGGCACGCCGGTCTACGTCCAGCTCCTGCTGTGGTTCAACCTGGCGCTGATCTTCCCCGTTCTGAATCTCGGGCCGATCTACAAGAACAACATGACGGACGTCATGACTCCGTTCATGTGCGCCCTGCTGGGTCTCGGTCTGAACGAGGCCGCGTACATGGCCGAGATCTGCCGCGCCGGCCTGCTGGCCGTCGACGAGGGCCAGACGGAGGCCGCGCAGGCCCTGGGCATGAGCCACACCAAGACGCTGGCGCGGATCGTGATCCCGCAGGCGATGCGCGTGATCGTGCCGCCGACCGGCAACGAGTTCATCAACATGCTGAAGACCTCGTCGCTGGTGTACGCGGTCACGTACAACGAGCTGCTGCGCTCCACCTCGGCGATCGGCTCCACGTCGTACGCCGTCATGGAGATGCTGTTCGTTGCCTCCATCTGGTACCTGGCCATGACCAGCGTGTTCAGCGTCTTCCAGTACTACCTGGAGCGTTACTACGCACGCGGTTCCAGCCGCAGCCTGCCGCCGACCGTCTTCCAGAAGATCAAGGCGAACATGCTTGGGCTCGGCAGTGAGAGGGGCAAGGCATGA
- a CDS encoding amino acid ABC transporter ATP-binding protein: MTAMVKSEGVHKSFGPVEVLKGIDLEVNTGEVFCLIGPSGSGKSTFLRCINHLEKISAGRLYVDGELVGYRQKGDKLYELKDSEVALKRRDIGMVFQRFNLFPHMTAVENVMEAPIQVKGTKKSDARDRAMELLDRVGLSDKAKNYPSQLSGGQQQRVAIARALAMDPKLMLFDEPTSALDPELVGDVLDVMRDLAESGMTMVVVTHEMGFAREVGDSLVFMDGGVVVEAGNPRDVLTDPQHERTKSFLSKVL, from the coding sequence ATGACCGCGATGGTGAAGTCGGAGGGCGTGCACAAGTCCTTCGGCCCGGTGGAGGTCCTCAAGGGCATCGACCTGGAGGTGAACACCGGTGAGGTGTTCTGCCTGATCGGCCCGTCCGGCTCCGGTAAGTCGACCTTCCTGAGGTGCATCAACCACCTGGAGAAGATCAGCGCCGGCCGGCTGTACGTCGACGGGGAACTGGTCGGCTACCGGCAGAAGGGCGACAAGCTCTACGAGCTCAAGGACAGCGAAGTCGCTCTGAAGCGCCGTGACATCGGCATGGTCTTCCAGCGCTTCAACCTGTTCCCGCACATGACGGCCGTCGAGAACGTCATGGAAGCGCCGATCCAGGTGAAGGGCACGAAGAAGTCGGACGCCCGGGACCGTGCGATGGAACTGCTCGATCGCGTCGGCCTGTCCGACAAGGCGAAGAACTACCCTTCGCAGCTCTCCGGCGGCCAGCAGCAGCGCGTGGCGATCGCCCGCGCGCTGGCCATGGACCCGAAGCTGATGCTCTTCGACGAGCCGACCTCGGCGCTGGACCCGGAGCTGGTCGGTGACGTCCTCGACGTCATGCGCGACCTCGCCGAGTCCGGTATGACGATGGTCGTCGTCACGCACGAGATGGGCTTCGCCCGCGAGGTCGGCGACAGCCTGGTCTTCATGGACGGCGGTGTCGTCGTCGAGGCCGGCAACCCCCGCGACGTCCTGACGGACCCGCAGCACGAGCGCACGAAGTCGTTCCTGTCGAAGGTCCTCTGA
- a CDS encoding class I SAM-dependent methyltransferase: MAIGTGTDWNAWQRSWDRQQEFYMPDREDRFRVMLDMTEALAGPAPRVLDLACGTGTITARLLDRLPGATSTGVDLDPALLAIAEGTFAGDDRVTLVTADLTDPKWRTALPYDTYDAVLTATALHWLHSEPLAALYGQIAELVRDGGVFMNADHMTDESTPRINAAERAQRHARMDLAGKDGALDWAEWWEVAAQDPVLAGPTARRFEIYGEHADGDTPSADWHARTLRERGFAEARPVWCSPSDTLVLAVK, translated from the coding sequence ATGGCCATCGGCACCGGAACCGACTGGAACGCCTGGCAGCGGAGCTGGGACCGGCAGCAGGAGTTCTACATGCCGGATCGCGAGGACCGCTTCCGCGTCATGCTCGACATGACCGAGGCGCTCGCCGGACCCGCGCCCCGCGTCCTCGACCTGGCCTGCGGCACCGGCACGATCACCGCCCGGCTGCTCGACCGCCTCCCCGGGGCCACCAGCACCGGCGTCGACCTCGACCCCGCCCTCCTGGCCATCGCCGAGGGCACCTTCGCCGGCGACGACCGGGTCACCCTCGTCACCGCCGACCTGACGGACCCGAAGTGGCGCACCGCGCTGCCGTACGACACGTACGACGCCGTGCTGACCGCCACCGCCCTGCACTGGCTGCACAGCGAACCGCTGGCCGCCCTCTACGGTCAGATCGCCGAACTCGTGCGCGACGGTGGTGTGTTCATGAACGCCGACCACATGACCGACGAGTCGACGCCCCGAATCAACGCCGCCGAGCGCGCCCAGCGGCACGCCCGTATGGACCTGGCGGGCAAGGACGGCGCCCTCGACTGGGCCGAATGGTGGGAGGTGGCCGCCCAGGACCCCGTCCTCGCCGGACCGACCGCCCGCCGCTTCGAGATCTACGGCGAGCACGCCGACGGGGACACCCCCTCCGCCGACTGGCACGCGCGCACGCTGCGCGAGCGGGGCTTCGCGGAGGCCCGCCCGGTGTGGTGCTCGCCCTCGGACACGCTGGTGCTCGCGGTCAAGTAG
- a CDS encoding CGNR zinc finger domain-containing protein, whose amino-acid sequence MELAYYSDYAVRLVNTEEPARGKDALTSVEAVRDLFGGNASAARRAAEADVTRFRSVRGRLRAVFEAADSGEETLAVDLLNSLLLEFPVSPQISGHDHRDDDDRPLWHMHLADHPSNATAGYAAIAAMGLAFHLTEYGVDRLGLCEAAPCRNAYLDTSTNRSRRYCSDRCATRANVAAYRARKRLEADRTGSTGLAATSTQRATANGER is encoded by the coding sequence GTGGAATTGGCCTATTACTCGGATTACGCCGTCCGTCTCGTCAACACCGAGGAACCGGCCCGGGGCAAGGACGCGCTGACCTCGGTCGAGGCCGTCCGCGACCTGTTCGGGGGCAACGCCTCGGCGGCCCGTCGCGCCGCGGAGGCGGACGTCACCCGCTTCCGTTCGGTACGGGGGCGACTGCGGGCGGTCTTCGAGGCGGCGGACAGCGGCGAGGAGACCCTCGCGGTGGACCTGCTGAACTCGCTGCTCCTCGAATTCCCGGTGAGCCCGCAGATCTCGGGCCACGACCACCGCGACGACGACGACCGGCCGCTGTGGCACATGCATCTGGCGGACCACCCGTCGAACGCGACCGCGGGCTACGCGGCGATCGCGGCGATGGGCCTGGCCTTCCATCTGACCGAGTACGGCGTGGACCGCCTGGGCCTGTGCGAGGCCGCGCCGTGCCGCAACGCCTACCTGGACACCTCGACCAACCGCTCCCGGCGCTACTGCTCGGACCGCTGCGCGACCCGCGCCAACGTCGCGGCCTACCGCGCCCGCAAGCGCCTGGAGGCGGACCGGACGGGAAGCACCGGCCTGGCCGCCACCAGCACCCAGCGGGCGACGGCGAACGGCGAACGCTGA
- the sodX gene encoding nickel-type superoxide dismutase maturation protease, which translates to MPELSQETERGKALLPFGAAEVTGPSMVPTLQHGDRLVVQWGARVGPGDVVVLRHPFQQDLLVVKRIAERRDGGWWVLGDNAFAGGDSTDYGTVPEELVLGKVRFRFRPPKAGQRSPFAVARWVLVAARPVLPVRSASRRLRAR; encoded by the coding sequence ATGCCGGAGCTGTCGCAGGAGACCGAGCGGGGGAAGGCCCTGCTGCCGTTCGGGGCGGCGGAGGTGACGGGCCCTTCCATGGTGCCCACGCTCCAGCACGGGGATCGGCTCGTCGTCCAGTGGGGCGCGAGGGTGGGGCCGGGTGACGTCGTCGTCCTGCGGCATCCGTTCCAGCAGGACCTGCTCGTCGTGAAGCGGATCGCGGAGCGGCGTGACGGCGGCTGGTGGGTGCTCGGGGACAACGCGTTCGCGGGCGGGGACAGCACCGACTACGGAACCGTTCCCGAGGAACTCGTCCTCGGGAAGGTGCGGTTCCGCTTCCGGCCGCCGAAGGCGGGTCAGCGTTCGCCGTTCGCCGTCGCCCGCTGGGTGCTGGTGGCGGCCAGGCCGGTGCTTCCCGTCCGGTCCGCCTCCAGGCGCTTGCGGGCGCGGTAG
- the sodN gene encoding superoxide dismutase, Ni yields MLSRLFAPKVKVSAHCDLPCGVYDPAQARIEAESVKAVQDKMAGNDDPHFQARATVIKEQRAELAKHHVSVLWSDYFKPPHFEKYPELHQLVNDTLKALSAAKASTDPATGQKALDYIAQIDKIFWETKKA; encoded by the coding sequence ATGCTCTCCCGCCTGTTTGCCCCCAAGGTCAAGGTCAGCGCGCACTGCGACCTGCCCTGCGGCGTGTACGACCCGGCCCAGGCCCGCATCGAGGCGGAGTCGGTGAAGGCCGTGCAGGACAAGATGGCCGGCAACGACGACCCGCATTTCCAGGCTCGCGCCACCGTCATCAAGGAGCAGCGCGCCGAGCTCGCCAAGCACCACGTGTCGGTGCTCTGGAGCGACTACTTCAAGCCCCCGCACTTCGAGAAGTACCCGGAGCTGCACCAGCTGGTCAACGACACCCTCAAGGCCCTCTCGGCCGCGAAGGCGTCCACCGACCCGGCGACGGGCCAGAAGGCGCTGGACTACATCGCCCAGATCGACAAGATCTTCTGGGAGACCAAGAAGGCCTGA